The Thermoanaerobacterium sp. PSU-2 genome window below encodes:
- a CDS encoding RAMP superfamily CRISPR-associated protein encodes MKPYNFVPILGAKKYVKSPELKSGKLRISIEVVTPVHIFSGYYNENGSTVFREFAKYNGEYIIPGSSLKGCARAIAESVSRSCINTKQDIRKIGKSVNDQNDCIICDMFGSLGKKSRLRFTDLMLVKDNGVEIINIPTFYEPKAENSLYYDSNGKFKGIKFYSHGDANIIEKGTVPCEFVMPGSIFEGEVFFDGLDDNELDLLCFSLGLSGDIYLKLGYGKPAYYGSVKVKSIDDHIDASKRANRYGENDGDVAKNVKRLKELLSWNRRHTKSVWHNVNNQRGY; translated from the coding sequence ATGAAACCTTATAACTTTGTACCTATATTAGGTGCTAAAAAATATGTGAAATCGCCTGAGTTAAAAAGTGGTAAGCTTAGAATAAGCATTGAGGTAGTGACGCCAGTCCATATATTTTCAGGATATTACAATGAAAACGGCAGCACTGTATTTAGAGAATTTGCAAAGTACAATGGAGAGTATATCATACCTGGTTCATCTTTAAAAGGATGCGCAAGGGCCATTGCTGAGAGTGTATCAAGAAGCTGTATAAACACAAAGCAAGACATACGCAAGATTGGGAAAAGTGTAAATGACCAAAATGACTGCATAATATGCGATATGTTTGGCTCATTAGGCAAGAAAAGCAGGTTGCGGTTTACTGATTTGATGCTTGTGAAAGATAATGGCGTAGAAATAATAAACATACCGACATTTTACGAACCAAAGGCAGAAAATAGCCTTTATTATGATTCTAATGGGAAATTTAAGGGAATAAAATTTTACAGCCATGGAGATGCGAATATAATAGAAAAAGGCACAGTACCTTGTGAATTTGTAATGCCGGGCAGCATATTTGAAGGGGAAGTATTTTTTGATGGCTTAGATGATAATGAATTAGATCTCTTGTGTTTTTCACTGGGATTAAGTGGCGATATCTACCTTAAATTAGGTTATGGCAAGCCTGCTTACTATGGCTCTGTAAAGGTGAAATCAATAGACGATCATATTGATGCATCGAAAAGAGCTAATAGGTATGGGGAAAATGATGGTGATGTGGCCAAGAATGTAAAAAGGTTGAAAGAGTTGCTATCTTGGAACAGAAGGCATACAAAGAGCGTTTGGCATAATGTAAACAATCAGAGAGGATACTGA
- the csx7 gene encoding CRISPR-associated RAMP protein Csx7 yields the protein MFDKFENKYIVKGTIVALKPIHIGKGQESMDPTEVDSPVIKDENGLPLIPGSSLKGVLRSFVERVLSSGAFEGYRSCLIVNDEPCVSDDDVKRLKTKYDKDYKKIAEEIYESSCNVCRLFGSNHLAAKLTIKDLNSIDEKTFFDMRDGVGIDRDTGTAKDGKKYNYEITPSGTRFKLHMIGDNLDDDDIELLKICLNVLKNGQISVGGMTSRGLGTIKLIDEKIYKVDKSNLKEYVSNGLNEEMRWNDV from the coding sequence ATGTTTGATAAATTTGAAAATAAGTATATTGTGAAAGGTACAATTGTAGCTTTAAAGCCTATTCACATAGGCAAAGGCCAAGAAAGCATGGATCCTACTGAAGTTGATTCACCTGTTATAAAGGATGAAAATGGTCTACCTTTAATACCTGGCTCAAGTCTAAAAGGAGTCCTTAGAAGCTTTGTTGAAAGAGTCCTTTCAAGCGGCGCTTTTGAAGGTTATAGGTCATGTCTAATAGTCAATGATGAACCTTGTGTGAGTGATGACGATGTTAAAAGATTAAAAACTAAGTACGACAAAGATTACAAAAAAATTGCAGAAGAAATATACGAAAGTTCTTGTAATGTTTGTAGGCTTTTTGGCTCAAATCATTTAGCAGCAAAACTTACTATAAAAGATTTAAATTCGATAGATGAAAAGACTTTTTTTGATATGAGAGATGGTGTTGGCATAGACAGAGATACAGGTACTGCGAAAGATGGAAAGAAGTACAATTACGAGATTACTCCATCTGGCACGAGATTTAAGCTTCACATGATAGGGGATAATCTGGATGACGACGATATAGAACTTTTAAAAATTTGCCTAAATGTGCTTAAAAATGGGCAGATATCAGTAGGAGGAATGACAAGCAGAGGTTTAGGAACTATTAAGCTTATTGATGAGAAGATCTATAAAGTCGATAAATCCAATCTAAAGGAGTACGTATCTAATGGTTTAAATGAAGAAATGAGGTGGAATGATGTTTAA
- the cas5b gene encoding type I-B CRISPR-associated protein Cas5b, which translates to MKLLIFDVYGDFGHFKKYYTTSSPLTFSFPPSPTIKGLIGAIEGIGKEDYLKVLSSDKCKLAVRILNPVKKMRMGLNLINTKDNFWIPLKKKNHEARTQVKMELLKDPMYRIYFHHTDEDLFNDIIEKLKNHKNVYTVSLGLSEMIADYRFVGVEDAFETGDVETEISSVLPYKYILEDRIVFEDGKKYFKEKIPADMDEERIVLDYADVVYEANGKSIRSYVSNSWVIKDEHIVFF; encoded by the coding sequence ATGAAGTTATTGATTTTTGACGTATACGGTGATTTTGGGCATTTTAAGAAGTACTATACCACATCATCGCCGCTTACATTTTCATTTCCTCCCTCACCGACTATAAAAGGATTAATAGGTGCGATAGAGGGAATAGGGAAAGAAGATTATTTAAAAGTTCTAAGCTCTGACAAATGCAAATTAGCGGTGAGAATTCTAAATCCAGTCAAAAAAATGAGAATGGGGCTTAACCTTATAAATACAAAGGATAATTTTTGGATCCCACTGAAAAAGAAAAATCACGAAGCCCGAACGCAGGTAAAGATGGAGCTTTTAAAAGACCCTATGTACAGGATATATTTTCATCACACAGATGAAGATCTTTTTAATGACATAATTGAAAAACTAAAAAATCACAAAAATGTGTACACAGTTTCATTAGGGTTAAGTGAAATGATTGCGGATTATAGATTTGTGGGCGTGGAAGATGCTTTTGAGACTGGAGATGTTGAGACTGAGATATCCTCTGTTTTGCCATATAAGTATATTTTAGAGGATAGGATAGTCTTTGAAGACGGCAAAAAATACTTTAAAGAAAAGATTCCTGCCGATATGGACGAAGAAAGAATTGTATTGGATTATGCGGATGTAGTATATGAAGCCAACGGCAAAAGCATAAGATCGTACGTATCAAATAGTTGGGTGATAAAAGATGAACACATCGTGTTTTTCTGA
- a CDS encoding ScaI family restriction endonuclease, which translates to MLQSPYKEKPIEQWEEITTQLVNDHPLKTDEIVDIVLSSWNGIFMSDIGAGKYKIGKDIFPKPQIMGFLLNELIALELSKRYPGKWRGDITADEKDLVYLPDNYYSIEIKTSSNDKHIYGNRSYAQKSSRSKKSKSGYYLAINFQKFESGAKKLPQITLVRFGWLDHEDWIGQNAATGQQARLNPEIEQKKLLVIYQGE; encoded by the coding sequence ATGCTTCAGTCACCCTATAAAGAAAAACCAATTGAACAATGGGAAGAAATTACTACGCAGTTAGTAAATGACCATCCTCTTAAAACAGATGAGATAGTTGATATCGTGTTAAGTTCGTGGAATGGTATATTTATGAGTGATATTGGTGCAGGCAAGTACAAAATAGGAAAAGATATTTTTCCAAAACCACAAATAATGGGTTTCCTCCTAAATGAGCTCATTGCTCTTGAACTAAGTAAAAGGTATCCTGGCAAATGGCGGGGGGATATTACCGCCGACGAAAAAGACTTAGTCTATCTTCCGGATAACTATTACTCAATAGAAATCAAGACTTCATCGAATGATAAACATATTTATGGTAATCGAAGTTATGCTCAAAAAAGTTCCCGCTCAAAAAAATCCAAGTCGGGGTATTACCTTGCAATTAATTTTCAAAAGTTTGAAAGTGGGGCTAAAAAACTGCCCCAGATTACATTGGTGCGTTTTGGGTGGCTAGACCACGAAGACTGGATAGGTCAAAATGCTGCAACAGGACAACAAGCAAGACTTAATCCAGAAATCGAACAAAAGAAGTTGTTAGTCATTTATCAGGGTGAATAG
- a CDS encoding helix-turn-helix domain-containing protein, producing the protein MNNLLTVKEAAEILGISPIAVANLLRDKKLPGFKQKTSVGDQWFIEREDVAIYGAVLAMLNLLQRKAKEQPVEEGVPL; encoded by the coding sequence GTGAATAACCTACTTACGGTCAAGGAAGCCGCAGAAATTCTCGGAATATCACCCATTGCGGTAGCTAACCTCCTTCGAGACAAGAAACTGCCGGGCTTCAAACAGAAAACCTCGGTTGGTGACCAGTGGTTTATAGAGCGGGAAGATGTTGCCATTTACGGCGCAGTGCTCGCTATGCTCAATTTACTGCAAAGGAAGGCTAAAGAGCAACCTGTGGAAGAAGGTGTCCCACTGTGA
- a CDS encoding RAMP superfamily CRISPR-associated protein produces MFKELHNEGYFKFYLKTMSPLSIKAADNNDFDPTVPDNKFLRSYKDGKLTVVMPGSSIKGVFRSRAEKKLKGCDIFGSEYCGKKLSSSMNGKERYRESCPACKMFGNTALKSRILFKDAYPIGEVKMGKRKNVAIDRITGASKGKALFEPEVVEDGIFECEIKMENVFNWQIKVITEILDEIDDGYVVFGGITSRGFGRMAVQDVQLTMRYYDRKDVSGYEDCGFYIERKFDRETLREKLSKLSLNDECFRKVEFDETL; encoded by the coding sequence ATGTTTAAAGAACTGCACAATGAAGGATATTTCAAATTTTATTTAAAGACCATGAGCCCTCTTTCAATAAAAGCCGCTGACAACAATGATTTTGATCCGACAGTGCCTGATAACAAATTTTTAAGGTCTTATAAAGATGGTAAGTTAACGGTAGTGATGCCTGGCAGCAGTATAAAAGGTGTATTTAGAAGTAGAGCAGAGAAAAAGTTAAAAGGCTGTGATATATTTGGATCCGAATATTGCGGAAAGAAGCTTAGTAGCAGTATGAATGGAAAAGAGCGGTACAGAGAAAGCTGTCCTGCATGTAAAATGTTTGGCAATACTGCTTTAAAGAGCCGAATTCTATTTAAAGATGCTTATCCAATAGGAGAAGTTAAGATGGGCAAGAGAAAGAATGTTGCCATCGATAGAATAACGGGTGCTTCAAAAGGAAAAGCGTTATTTGAGCCTGAAGTTGTAGAAGATGGCATATTTGAATGCGAAATAAAAATGGAGAATGTGTTTAATTGGCAGATTAAAGTGATTACGGAAATATTAGATGAAATCGATGATGGGTATGTAGTCTTTGGAGGCATAACATCAAGGGGTTTTGGCCGCATGGCTGTACAAGATGTTCAGCTTACAATGAGATACTACGATAGAAAAGACGTATCAGGTTATGAAGATTGTGGATTTTACATAGAGAGAAAGTTTGACAGAGAAACATTAAGAGAAAAATTATCCAAGTTGTCATTGAATGATGAGTGTTTCAGGAAGGTGGAGTTTGATGAAACCTTATAA
- the cas7b gene encoding type I-B CRISPR-associated protein Cas7/Csh2, whose translation MSNVINNRSEILFLYDVSFANPNGDPVDENKPRIDEETGINIVTDVRLKRTIRDYLAEYKGMDVFILETRDESGKLRTKDDRISDFGSNDDIINKCIDVRLFGATTAVKDKTMTLTGPVQFGYGRSLHKVNMTYIKGTTVMPSQSGNVQGTFTEKYILPYSLISFYGIVNENAAKNQNIPLTDDDVNLMLEAMWNGTKNLMSNSKMGHMPRFLLQVVMKEKNYQIGELNKRIKFVHDTEDEELRDIQDGKIEIKELIESLNANKGKIEKLRYVVDERAVFAVDGVVCDFDDVVKDFTVEKLSF comes from the coding sequence ATGAGCAACGTTATAAACAACCGATCAGAAATACTTTTTCTTTATGATGTAAGCTTTGCAAATCCAAATGGAGATCCTGTGGACGAAAACAAGCCCAGGATCGATGAGGAAACAGGCATAAACATAGTTACAGACGTAAGACTTAAAAGGACCATAAGAGATTATTTGGCAGAGTATAAAGGAATGGATGTGTTTATCTTAGAGACGAGAGATGAAAGCGGAAAACTGCGGACAAAAGATGATAGAATAAGCGACTTCGGGTCGAATGACGATATCATCAATAAATGTATAGATGTTAGGCTTTTTGGTGCTACGACAGCAGTGAAGGACAAAACTATGACTTTAACAGGTCCTGTTCAGTTTGGATATGGAAGGTCCCTTCACAAGGTCAACATGACTTACATAAAAGGCACAACTGTAATGCCGTCACAGAGCGGCAATGTTCAAGGAACATTTACAGAGAAATATATACTTCCATATTCTCTTATCTCGTTCTATGGTATTGTAAATGAAAATGCAGCTAAAAATCAGAATATACCGCTTACAGATGACGATGTAAATTTGATGTTGGAAGCAATGTGGAATGGTACCAAAAACCTTATGTCTAATTCAAAGATGGGCCACATGCCAAGATTTTTGCTTCAGGTAGTCATGAAAGAAAAAAATTATCAGATAGGTGAGTTAAACAAAAGGATAAAATTTGTCCATGATACAGAAGACGAAGAATTGCGGGACATACAAGATGGAAAGATCGAGATAAAAGAATTAATCGAAAGCCTTAATGCAAACAAAGGCAAAATTGAAAAGTTGAGATATGTGGTAGATGAAAGGGCAGTTTTTGCAGTAGATGGTGTTGTATGTGATTTTGACGATGTGGTAAAAGACTTTACTGTAGAAAAGTTAAGCTTTTAG
- a CDS encoding TIGR02556 family CRISPR-associated protein: MLDAVKDIGEMSISVGRKSLLDVLIEDPNQNGSYKNIIAINFTVDGNDVKYKDVTIEETDSQKISRYLYSSAGGNGPGYMPVAKITEPDKTFNGKILSWFKILSKKGLNIDEDERRFLENLNSAIQENRDEILEEIVKFIKQSSKKDKFVLMLKFVEGSTYKYIGDMPLFRKLLVDTDNEKYNKLSANDKVCSICGEKKDLVFGKVDTYAFYTIDKTGYIVGGFDEKKSWRNFPVCPDCRLKLEEGKKYIENNLTFKFYGLKYQLIPKFLIGEKFVKEEILDIFKESSKLVSLKESTKKRVITDEDDIMYFLKDADDSISLNYLFIEKQNSAERILLLIEDVFPSHLREIFKAKDIVDGIFNENFTFKNIRNFLFKSDMKKRDSDLDGYFLDLTDRIFRGRKIDINLILKFIMKRVRDEFIQDKYYQSAIKDGMMTIKFLQNLGLVEMEVKAMEERPLSDFFKKYDENFETPIKRGLVLLGALTELLLRKQYKDRGAKPFMKNLKSLKMDEKDIRGLLPKVQNKLEEYDSFDKGKRLLAKEVSNYLLLAGDDWHMPVDEINFYFACGLNLADEIASIIYSKGEEQ; encoded by the coding sequence ATGCTGGATGCTGTAAAAGACATAGGAGAGATGTCTATAAGTGTTGGAAGGAAAAGTCTCTTAGATGTTTTGATAGAAGATCCAAATCAAAATGGATCGTATAAAAACATCATAGCTATTAATTTTACAGTCGATGGCAATGATGTAAAGTACAAAGATGTGACGATAGAGGAGACAGACAGCCAAAAAATATCAAGGTACTTGTATTCAAGCGCTGGTGGCAATGGTCCTGGTTATATGCCTGTCGCAAAGATTACAGAGCCTGACAAGACATTTAACGGCAAGATTTTAAGTTGGTTTAAAATCCTTAGCAAAAAAGGATTAAACATCGATGAAGATGAAAGGCGATTTCTTGAAAATTTGAACAGTGCTATTCAAGAAAATAGAGATGAGATATTAGAAGAAATCGTGAAGTTTATCAAACAATCTTCTAAAAAGGATAAGTTTGTGCTCATGCTGAAATTCGTAGAAGGCAGTACATACAAATACATCGGCGATATGCCGCTATTTAGAAAACTCCTCGTAGATACGGACAATGAAAAATACAATAAACTTTCAGCAAATGACAAAGTATGTTCAATATGTGGTGAGAAGAAGGATTTGGTTTTTGGCAAGGTTGACACGTACGCTTTCTACACGATTGATAAAACAGGGTACATAGTCGGAGGGTTTGACGAGAAAAAATCGTGGAGAAACTTTCCTGTGTGTCCAGACTGCAGATTAAAGCTTGAAGAAGGTAAGAAGTACATAGAAAACAATTTGACATTTAAGTTTTATGGGCTCAAATATCAACTAATACCCAAATTTCTAATAGGTGAAAAATTTGTAAAAGAGGAGATATTGGACATATTCAAAGAGTCTTCAAAGCTTGTGTCCTTAAAAGAATCAACGAAAAAAAGAGTCATAACGGATGAAGACGACATAATGTATTTTTTAAAAGATGCTGATGACTCAATTTCATTAAACTATCTATTTATAGAAAAGCAAAATTCTGCTGAAAGAATACTGCTTCTTATAGAAGACGTGTTTCCTTCCCATTTAAGGGAGATTTTTAAGGCGAAAGACATAGTAGACGGCATTTTTAATGAAAACTTCACTTTCAAAAATATACGTAATTTTTTGTTTAAGTCCGACATGAAGAAGCGAGACAGCGATCTTGACGGTTACTTTTTAGATTTGACAGACAGGATTTTTAGAGGCAGGAAAATTGACATAAACTTGATACTAAAATTTATAATGAAGCGGGTAAGAGATGAATTCATTCAGGACAAATACTATCAAAGTGCTATAAAAGATGGAATGATGACAATTAAGTTTTTACAAAATTTAGGATTAGTAGAAATGGAGGTTAAAGCCATGGAGGAAAGACCATTATCAGATTTCTTTAAAAAGTACGATGAAAACTTCGAAACGCCTATCAAAAGAGGACTTGTGCTATTAGGTGCTCTTACAGAGTTGCTTCTCAGAAAGCAGTACAAAGATAGAGGTGCAAAGCCTTTCATGAAAAACCTAAAAAGCCTCAAGATGGATGAAAAAGACATAAGAGGGCTTTTGCCAAAAGTGCAGAATAAGCTTGAGGAGTACGATTCATTCGACAAAGGCAAGAGGCTGCTGGCAAAGGAGGTATCAAATTATCTTCTTTTAGCGGGAGATGATTGGCATATGCCAGTAGATGAAATAAATTTTTACTTCGCCTGTGGGTTAAATCTTGCAGACGAAATAGCATCAATAATTTATAGCAAAGGGGAGGAACAATGA
- a CDS encoding site-specific DNA-methyltransferase → MQLELIRNILGTPFYETDNCYIYNLDCLMAMRKLPDRLVNLTVTSPPYNIGKEYETPLPLEEYIEWSKEWTHEVYRLTVDDGAFWWNLGYVEVKGKGKAVPLPYLLWNSNPFYLIQEVVWHYGAGVAAKKMLSPRNEKFLWYVKNPIKYTFNLDKIRDPNVKYPNQKKNGKIKVNPLGKNPSDVWEIPKVTSGNGRSSKERTPHPAQFPEAVIERIVKACSNPGDIVMDPFMGSGTTAVVALKHGRKVFGFEINEKYCEIAAKRIEDFLDEVRHSSAQVSLFTLIND, encoded by the coding sequence GAAACAGACAACTGCTATATCTACAATTTAGATTGCTTAATGGCTATGAGAAAGTTGCCAGACAGATTAGTTAATTTGACGGTCACCTCACCGCCGTATAACATTGGGAAAGAATATGAAACTCCACTCCCCTTAGAAGAATACATAGAATGGTCGAAAGAGTGGACGCACGAAGTGTACCGTCTTACTGTAGATGATGGAGCATTTTGGTGGAATCTAGGCTATGTGGAAGTAAAAGGAAAAGGCAAAGCGGTACCCTTGCCTTACCTATTATGGAATTCAAATCCATTCTATTTAATTCAAGAAGTTGTATGGCATTATGGGGCTGGAGTAGCTGCCAAAAAAATGCTTAGCCCGCGTAATGAAAAGTTTTTGTGGTATGTTAAGAACCCTATCAAATATACCTTTAACCTTGATAAGATACGGGATCCAAATGTAAAATATCCCAACCAAAAAAAGAACGGAAAGATTAAGGTAAATCCATTGGGCAAAAATCCGTCCGATGTATGGGAAATCCCAAAGGTGACATCTGGTAACGGAAGGAGCTCTAAAGAGCGCACACCTCATCCTGCACAGTTTCCCGAAGCTGTGATTGAGAGAATAGTCAAAGCGTGTAGTAATCCCGGCGATATAGTTATGGACCCGTTTATGGGCTCAGGAACCACTGCGGTTGTAGCATTAAAGCACGGAAGAAAAGTTTTTGGCTTTGAGATTAATGAAAAGTATTGCGAAATTGCTGCTAAACGCATCGAAGATTTCCTTGATGAGGTGCGACATAGCTCAGCACAAGTTAGCCTATTCACCCTGATAAATGACTAA
- the cas6 gene encoding CRISPR-associated endoribonuclease Cas6, which produces MRVVLEFSGDKELHLPIQYNHIVQGFIYNSMTDGDFSAFMHDEGFKHGKRQFKLFTYSRLEGEFRLLKRDDKILIKPPFKLTVSSPIDEFIYDISQNIFKKDFCVFNNQTFKLNSINIENPPVFRDKARIKFLSPVVTYSTIEDKGVRYTYYYSPWHENFSDLLLKNLLKKYEVIYGEKVKDPYFKLYPIGNENVKYQKIMKYKNTVIKGWMGIYDVECSPDLLKVAYYSGLGAKNSQGFGCFEIL; this is translated from the coding sequence ATGAGGGTGGTATTGGAGTTCAGCGGTGACAAAGAGTTGCACTTGCCTATACAGTACAATCACATAGTGCAAGGCTTTATATATAACAGCATGACAGATGGAGATTTCAGCGCATTCATGCACGACGAAGGATTCAAACATGGAAAAAGGCAGTTTAAGCTATTTACGTATTCGAGGCTTGAAGGGGAATTTAGGCTTTTAAAAAGAGATGACAAGATATTGATAAAGCCACCATTTAAGCTTACTGTATCTTCTCCCATTGATGAGTTTATATACGACATTTCACAAAACATATTTAAAAAAGACTTTTGCGTATTCAATAACCAGACATTTAAGCTTAATTCAATAAACATCGAGAATCCACCTGTCTTTAGAGATAAGGCAAGGATAAAGTTTTTGTCACCTGTCGTCACATACTCTACAATCGAGGACAAGGGTGTAAGGTATACTTATTACTACTCACCTTGGCATGAAAACTTTTCTGATCTTTTATTAAAAAACCTATTAAAAAAGTATGAGGTAATTTATGGTGAGAAGGTAAAAGATCCATATTTTAAGCTTTATCCGATTGGCAACGAAAATGTGAAATATCAAAAAATCATGAAGTACAAAAATACAGTCATAAAAGGCTGGATGGGAATATATGATGTGGAGTGTAGCCCGGATCTTTTGAAGGTTGCTTACTACTCAGGACTTGGGGCTAAAAACTCGCAAGGTTTCGGATGCTTTGAGATATTGTAA
- a CDS encoding CRISPR-associated helicase/endonuclease Cas3, whose translation MNTSCFSELYSHPDKYLEEHLSGCADLTEQFLDEVKVNLMDEEFLSKLVKIVALCHDLGKSTGFFQEYLTSQDNDKKKELKSKKETHHSLISAVIAYFAVKQEISGLDIDNDTKILLPFISYIAVKKHHGNLNDVATEASLEDSDIEIMKSQLHSIDETKFKILSDNLKKAGLNIDLNKTTIANNIENIKNEMRSIRSYLRKIKQKEDLTYYILINYVFSLLIDADKSEVVIGKISPSYTELTSDAVDKYKSQISYKDSKINVLRENAYREVNENEINVDERILSINLPTGLGKTLASISFALKLKKKLYDVYNKDFRIIYSLPFLSIIEQNYQEFEKILKSNNIDISTNVLLKHHHLSEVKYSDNETEFDTEKSKIMIEGWNSEIIVTTFIQLFHTLLSNRNSALRKFHRIANSIIILDEIQSIPFYYWKLVKEVLKAVAYKLNSYIIFVTATQPMIFDDNEIGQLTDKRKYFSQMDRVVIRPVLQKEMHLDELIDMFNLRDGRSYLFILNTISSARQFYQLLKEKLPDEEIVYMSTHVIPHERLERINLLKTNNIKYAVTTQLVEAGVDIDFDVVVRDLAPLDSINQSAGRCNRNWEEKGEVYVVSLIDEKNRKYASRIYNKVMLNITERILSEYETISEKDFLDIIDHYYREISQNLSSKEALDILDAIFKLKYDSDDGTPSVSKFKLIDDEYYKVDVFIEYNEEAIDLWQRYTNLKKIKNLFKRRSIFDEFKADFYKYVISIPEKTENMPAEVEGFKYVNAASLKDYYDSETGFKTSDVLSIW comes from the coding sequence ATGAACACATCGTGTTTTTCTGAGCTTTATTCACACCCTGATAAATATTTAGAAGAACATTTATCAGGATGTGCAGATTTAACAGAGCAGTTTTTAGATGAAGTCAAGGTTAATTTGATGGATGAGGAGTTTCTATCAAAGCTTGTCAAGATTGTGGCTTTATGCCATGATCTTGGCAAGTCTACAGGCTTTTTTCAAGAATACTTGACTTCACAAGATAACGATAAGAAAAAAGAGCTTAAATCAAAGAAAGAAACACATCATTCACTGATTTCGGCGGTTATAGCTTATTTTGCTGTAAAGCAGGAGATAAGCGGATTAGACATTGACAATGATACTAAAATATTGCTTCCTTTTATATCGTATATAGCTGTAAAAAAGCATCACGGAAATCTGAATGATGTAGCTACAGAAGCCTCTTTAGAAGACAGCGACATAGAGATAATGAAGTCTCAACTTCATAGCATAGACGAGACAAAATTTAAGATATTAAGCGACAATTTAAAGAAAGCTGGTTTAAATATTGATCTTAATAAGACAACTATAGCTAATAATATAGAGAATATAAAAAATGAGATGAGAAGCATAAGGTCATATCTAAGGAAGATAAAGCAAAAAGAGGATTTGACGTACTATATTCTCATAAACTATGTATTTTCACTGCTTATAGATGCAGACAAAAGTGAAGTCGTGATTGGAAAGATTTCGCCATCTTATACGGAATTGACTTCAGACGCAGTTGATAAATACAAATCACAGATTAGCTACAAAGATAGCAAAATAAATGTATTAAGGGAAAATGCGTATAGAGAAGTAAATGAAAATGAGATAAATGTAGATGAAAGAATTTTATCCATAAACCTTCCTACAGGGCTTGGCAAGACTTTGGCGTCTATTTCATTTGCTTTAAAATTGAAAAAGAAGCTTTACGATGTATACAACAAAGATTTCAGGATTATCTATTCGCTTCCCTTTTTAAGTATAATAGAGCAGAACTATCAGGAATTTGAAAAGATATTAAAAAGCAATAATATAGATATTAGCACAAATGTATTGTTGAAACACCACCATCTTTCAGAAGTAAAATATAGTGACAATGAAACAGAATTTGATACAGAAAAGTCAAAAATAATGATTGAAGGCTGGAATTCGGAAATCATAGTTACGACATTTATACAGCTTTTTCACACTCTTTTGTCTAACAGAAACAGCGCATTAAGAAAATTTCACAGAATAGCAAATTCCATAATAATACTTGATGAGATTCAGTCAATACCTTTTTATTACTGGAAGCTTGTGAAAGAAGTCTTAAAAGCAGTTGCATATAAATTGAATTCATACATAATATTTGTTACGGCAACACAGCCTATGATATTTGACGATAATGAGATTGGGCAGCTTACAGACAAAAGAAAGTACTTCAGTCAAATGGATAGAGTAGTAATAAGGCCAGTTTTACAAAAAGAAATGCATCTTGATGAACTAATAGATATGTTTAATTTAAGGGATGGAAGGAGCTATCTTTTTATACTGAACACCATATCATCAGCGAGACAATTTTATCAATTATTAAAAGAAAAGTTGCCGGATGAAGAGATAGTATACATGTCTACCCACGTAATACCGCATGAAAGGCTTGAAAGGATAAACCTTTTAAAGACAAATAACATAAAATACGCTGTTACCACACAACTTGTGGAAGCTGGTGTAGACATAGACTTTGACGTTGTTGTAAGAGATTTGGCACCGCTGGATTCTATAAATCAATCAGCAGGCAGGTGTAACAGAAATTGGGAGGAAAAAGGAGAAGTATATGTAGTATCATTGATTGATGAAAAAAATAGGAAATACGCTTCGAGGATTTACAATAAAGTCATGCTAAATATTACTGAAAGGATCTTGTCAGAGTACGAAACAATATCAGAAAAAGATTTTCTAGACATAATAGATCATTATTATAGGGAAATATCACAAAATCTTTCATCAAAAGAAGCACTTGACATTTTAGATGCGATTTTCAAGCTAAAGTATGACAGTGATGATGGGACGCCAAGTGTAAGCAAATTTAAACTCATTGATGATGAATACTACAAAGTAGATGTGTTTATAGAGTATAACGAAGAAGCAATAGACTTATGGCAAAGGTATACCAACCTCAAGAAAATAAAAAATCTATTTAAAAGGCGAAGTATATTTGACGAATTTAAAGCTGATTTTTATAAATACGTAATATCAATACCAGAGAAAACAGAAAACATGCCTGCAGAAGTAGAAGGCTTCAAATATGTCAATGCTGCTTCTTTAAAAGATTATTACGATAGTGAAACAGGGTTTAAAACGAGTGATGTGTTAAGCATTTGGTAA